The DNA segment ACAATTTGGATgtgacaagaagaaaaagagctttTCAAAAATGTGTAACAGCAGGCAGCGGCTGCTGTGTTATGCGTCATGTTGGAATGCCTAGTTTTAGTAAATTTGGTAAAAATGTTCCCCCATTAGTTCTTTTTGTCCTGCAAATAAAAGTGTCTATAACTacattaccgtaatttccggactataagccgctactttttttctacacggcttattctacggtgcggcttatttatgttttcttttttctttttttgtggcacactatcacaactattgtgaatcagtcatttttactaaccctcatcaacatggaaaatactagaagaaaagcatatgatgcggcttttaagttaaaagcgatcactctggtggttgaagaaggaaatcgagctgccgtgCATAATCTTGGCAAACATTACGGTGGTGAGAAGGTggatcaatggcgagaaggtggagacgcccacCTGAAGacctgatccaaagcaaaaagacgacaaaaagcttttagacgtaaacattgcaggtggcccgagcttgaaaacgttctggaagactgggtcaacacacagagagcaggcggccgcaatgtttccgctgtacaaatcagacggaaggcaaaagtaattgccaccgcgatgaaaatagaagattttagaggtgggccatcagggagttttagattgtttatgcttttttactcaaacaatgaacaatgtaatttgtgtggagctgatacaaacgtatatttcaaggtagctacATTACAGACAGCGTtaggggggggaaaaagcatttactggtacaatatatttatgttgctaagcggattaaattaaaagaagagttaaaaaatcctgacgtgatgaaaattggatttaatgtctctgtataaacatacaagtaaaaagagtggctgttgtttcttacctgtctgtcactcatcagtgactcgtctcttacggtaataaaaacatctaccggtactgaatgttttcgatctaatttttcatattactacgtgggttgcggcttgtataagtacaaaattgattttctttctaaaattagattatgcggcttttaatcaggtgcgctctgtagtccagaaattacggtaaatgTAATTTACCTCTAGCTTTGGAAGATGTAATGAGATCAGGTTAAACATATTTCCATATATCTGTATTTGGCCCTAAATATAAAACaacctttgttttttcctttttctcagaTCAAAAACCAGATGTGATGTATGCTGACATTGGTGGTATGGACATCCAGAAGCAGGAAGTCAGAGAAGCTGTAGAGCTACCTCTTACACACTTTGAGCTCTACAAACAGGTGAGACATATGGATGCTAAGAAATGCACTGCCTGACCAAAGCAAAGTCCTACTTTGTGCCCACTTTACAATCCTGTGGTGTTGCTGCGGTTGGTCAGGTCTAGGTTCAGCAACATCATGTGTCCAAAGAATGAGGTCAGCTGACTACCTGAATATACTGAATGACCACATTATTCTGTCATTGGATTTTGTCTGCTCTGATAGTACAGGCATGTTCCTAGATGAAAAAGCCAGGGTTCTTTTTCTCAAACTGTGAAATTGGTTCATTAGCTCACATGGATTGGCCGGCATAAACCCATTGAGAATCTGTGAGAAGGTTTTGCACAGTGGGCTGACTTTCCCATCATCACTACAAGATCTTGGTGAAATATGAATGCAACACTGGATGAATGTCTTGCAACGTTGCAGAAGCTTATCAAGATAATGCCACAGCAACTGTGCTATAATCACAACTAAAGGTGGTCCAAGGAAACATGAGTGTGTGACCTTGTTTTTGATGGCAACTTTTTTGGGCTAGGCAGTGTATCTTTAAAATTCTCAAGCCTCCGTGAGCTTTGCAgtctaaaataaagaaaacagctgTTGCAAATTATGTTATAAATATGCAGATCTTTTCTACATTGTAGACTTTTGTTCTTTGTTaatgttttctcttctctagatTGGCATTGATCCACCCCGAGGTGTTCTTATGTATGGACCTCCAGGTTGTGGAAAAACTATGCTGGCCAAAGCTGTGGCTCATCACACCACAGGTTGGTCATGGACATCACACAGAATCCCATCATATACTTAGGTGTATTCTATGAAATATTCTGCCctttcatttttgcttttataCTGTTGCTAAATGAATTGCTGGGATTTATCTTCTATAAtttcctatatatatatatatatatatatgtgtgtgtgtgtgtgtgtgtgtatatatatatatatgtgtgtgtgtgtgtatatatatatatatgtgtatatatatgtatatatatatgtgtgtgtgtgtgtgtgtgtaggtataTATATGTaggtatgtatgtatgtatgtattaaTGTTGCATCATGTCTTCCCAGCGGCTTTCATCCGAGTTGTGGGTTCTGAATTTGTTCAGAAATATTTGGGTGAAGGTCCTCGTATGGTCCGTGATGTCTTTCGGTTGGCGAAGGAAAACGCACCGGCAATTATATTTATTGATGAGATTGATGCCATCGCCACTAAGCGTTTCGATGCACAGACTGGAGGTATAAACATCAGACCAACATAATTAATTACAGTTTATATGGAAAAGTCTACACACCCCTGTTACAATAACAAGTTTTTGTGACACCAAGATAATTGATTACAGAACTTTTTATCCTTTAAGGTAACCCATAATTtgcacagaaacatttaaagaaaaaaaaagattttagcaGGGGTGTGCTGTGACCTAGTAACATTTACATATTCTGTTCTATTTACCTTAACATGTTGATGTAAATTGTTATTCTTATTGTAATAATGTATAGTTCTATTTCTTTATAAAACAGTACTATTGTGTTAAATGATTGTGGCCTTTTTTTGGCAGCTGATAGGGAGGTGCAAAGAATCCTACTTGAACTGCTCAATCAAATGGATGGTTTCGATCAAAATGTTAATGTCAAGGTAAGATATTTCAGGTTCTGTAAgaactttcctttcttttgacTCCATGTGTCATGAATGGCACCACTTTTGGCATTTGTATAACACATCTACAGTCTACATCTGCAATCAACTGCTAATTGAAGTTAAGGCTAACAAATACTGCAATGCAATGGGTGTTTAAACTGGGTAgctatgtatttatttaatacCTACAGCTTTGTTTTAGCCCTATTTTGCAATATAGGGTTTTTGTGGATTTGTGATGCAGTAATTCTAAATCCATTTGAGCTCAAAGAACTTCAGTAATAAATGGATTATTTTGTAAATCATAGCTTCAGTGGCTGATTTGGTATTAACTCAAGATGATTCCTTCTGATTAACACTAGGTACTTATTGATCCTCTGAATAACAAGTAGATGGTACACGTGGTGCGATAAATCATTTCATATCACAGTATCATTATGGTTTACTACCACACCTAAAATAAATCACCTGACACTTTCTTCAGGTGATCATGGCCACGAACAGAGCTGATACTTTGGACCCTGCACTGCTACGTCCTGGTCGTTTGGACAGAAAGATCGAATTCCCCCTGCCAGACCGCAGACAGAAACGTCTTATTTtctccaccatcaccagtaAAATGAACCTCTCTGAGGAGGTTGATTTGGAGGATTGTATCCTTGTGTTTCAATGACTAGGTTTTGAATTGTTGTTTGTATTGTTGTAATCAAGTAAAAAGATGTCCTGTAAATATTAACCCCTTTCAGGTACCTTTGGCTTGAATCACAGCCTTTCATCTATGAACTCTTAGGCTGATTTAGGATCGGGTGTGAACAGTTAAGCCACAAATTCTCAATGGCTTCACCCTGGAGactagtgtttttattttccccatGTTGTGCAGTTTTGACTGAAGGACCCAGGCAGCAGTTGTATGCATGGTCTCTTCCTTCTGAGCCCCTGAAACAGTGGTTGTGGGTGTCTTCATGGCCTCCCTTATCTGCATCTTCTTGCCCAGTCTCTGCGTTGAGGACAGCTTACTGTCAGCAACCTTAAGAAGTAGCACCATACTCTGTTCCCTTTCTTACTGATGGATTTAAATGCACCCTGTGGGTGGGTTATCTTATCTAGTCTTTTGTTGCCGTCTCCTGACTTATAGCTTTtgattctctttttctctgagGTGCTTGATGCTTTTTAGTGTCACTGTTGCAACTGCTGTCAAGTCATCTCCATTTCATTAACTGTGACCGTGGAATTCCTCTGGCTGCATAAGAGCTTCACCCCGTGCCCCACCATCCATCAATACCGTCCAGCTCCGTCTGTGACGCACTGTGGCCCTGCCAGACAGCAGGAATGAGGATCTCACAAGATCACGATCCCACATTCATGCACCTTGCACTGAATCGGGCATAAATAAAAGcggtgtttttttattttggtttttttttttttaatttggtgACAGTGTTGGAAGCACACACATTGAATGAAGACGTATCAGCAGAGCCACAAGGGATCCACATCCAGTGGAATTTGGCTGACACTGCTGCTGACTTCTGTCACTTTAAAGGGGCTGAATATTTAATTGTTTCACACCCTATTGTTTTGTTACCATATACTTTTTAATTGACATTACTTTGTAGATGGGTGTTTTCACATTGCTATGAAAGAAGCTCTTTCTGCGTTTCTCAAATGGTCAGTCATCCTTAATTGATACACAGATGTAGCTAGACCAGACAAGATCTCTGGAGCTGACATTAATTCCATCTGTCAGGAGGTAAGATGAATGTGTAATGTAGATTTTATGCTATCTTCACATAGAGaaataggaaaggaaagaaCTATTTTTAATGCATGTTAATGATtttatctgttgttttttttccccaggctgGAATGTTGGCAGTACGTGAAAATAGATACATTGTCTTGGCAAAAgactttgaaaaagcttacaaGACTGTCATCAAAAAAGATGAGCAAGAGCATGAATTCTACAAGTAAATTACAAGAAAAGATGTCTAGATGCACAATTTTGTCACTGATTTATGTGTGTCTATTAAAATGGTCTCTCAGATCTTCAGATTTTGACATGCATAAGTTGTTGTAAAACTTtggaaaagttgtttttaattttatcaCTGCAGCACAATGGCCACCCTTGAGAAGCTCCACTACCCAGTGCTTatctggttttgtttgtttttttacagcaaTTCTGGTTAATAAAAATAGATCTGACTGTTGTGTTGAGACATCTTTTGAATCTATGTACTCACTTAAGACATAACTTTAAAAACCATTAAATATCTTTTCCATTAAAACAAATTCTGCTTGTCATTCCTGAATTTATAGTGTAATTTTATTCAATGTTTCTTTCTaaaacaattttattttaaGTGCAATATGTACAGTAGTTTCCTGCAGGTAATGATAGTGTGAGAGCTGATTCAATGAAGTGTGTTCAGATATACCTGAGTGTTTCTGTTTAGCGCTTAAAATAATTTAGTGGTACTATTATTTGTGGCTTACATCAAACTGGTGCAGGAGTTATTGTTCTCACGGCAAACAGGTTCACTGAGATTTCCCTGGAACTGTTGTGTTGAtgaaacagtctctagaagtctctttttttcacctgaggaacatcacaaggatcaggaaactactgatgcggcatgatgctgaaaagttagtccatgcatttgttacttccaggctggactattgtaattctttattatcagggtgtccaaacaactctttaagaagcctccagctgatccaaaatgctgcagctagagttctgacaggtattgacaaaagagatcacattactcctgtaatggcgtctcttcattggctgcccgttaaatttagaataatttttaaaatccttcttctgacctacaaggtcctcagaagcctagctccatcctacctggaggagctagtgataccttatcagcccaatagaccgctccgttctcagaatgctggtctacttgtggttcctaGAGTTTctagtagaatggggggccgagcatttagctaccaggcccccctgctatggaaccagctccctgtccaggtatgggaggctgactccatcgctactttaaagatcagacttaaaacctacctctttgaaaaagcttattgttactaattctgtagttcaagttactatcatagacagacaaattatcatacttagggggtcgtctaatcattaggttaacatcttggctatgctgctataggccgaggctgccggggtccagaaacatgatcacctgacaggcctctgtcaccccagtGGGTCatggttcctctcctctcctctcctctcctctcctctcctctcctctcctctcctctcctctcctctcctctcctctcctctcctctcctctcctcatcaagtagactaatgatgttatttcttgtgtagtttttctgcccccccccctattcatctacaggtatcgccgccttcagagctgcatactgacctccaaccccgccaacccactctcctctcctctcctctcctctcctctcctctcctctcctctcctctcctctcctctcctctcctctcctacctattctatcctctacctgtcctccccccttctcctctaactttacccagccagccatcagcaggagggtccccctacatgagcctggtcctgctcaaggtttcttcctgttaaaggggagtttttccttgccactgttgcttgtctggggttaggccctggtgggattctgtaaagtgcctagaaacaattttgattgtaaaagacgctatatgaataaagatttaTTGATCAAAGACCATAACTACAATAAAATGATGAACAACGCATTTCTGTTGGCATACAGATAACGGAGATTGTGTAAATATGttgcataatttattttttaccaaGTTGTTATATCCTGAATGGAATGTTTTTTCAAAGGGGTTTCCTGTTGCTTATTGCTGGGATTTGATTAAAATACATTCGGATTGTATGGGATATTGGTAAGTTTCTGCATCCGTTGCATATAACCGTGTGTTTGAGTTTTCATTTGTGGTGGAGGTAAAATGGGAGGGGGAACTACGACACTCGTCCCTTCTCTCACCCAGAGAGAGTAACACTCCCGCAACACCCCAACGGCATCAACTTCATACCGCCACGAAAACCTAGCAGCACCCGAGATATTGCTGTGGAATCTCAAGGCAGAAGCCAACAAACGAGTCCAGGATATGGTGTGGTCCCGGCGGTAAGATCTACTCCGTAATTTACGGGTCTCGACATCGACATTAACGCAGTGTGCCACTGCTAGCTAGTTAGCCAGCAGTGATCCGCAGCGGCTGGCTCGGCTGGGCTCATTTACTTAAAACAGCTGGTTGCGTTTTTGGAGTCGGTTAAAAACGGAgtcttgtttccttttactgGGTTTTAAAAGTGTAATCTTTGTCGAATGTTTGTTATGTTAAGCGCATATGAGTATTTCCGGACAGGAAAAAGAGTTAACGGTACTAAATGGGATGACACCGTTTAAAAGTAGGAATTGACACATTTACAACGGTACACAAGTCGCATTACTACGATTTACAATAAACCAAATTAGCTCTGCGGTAGCTAAAATACGGaaggtttgttttgttattgACTGATGACCAAATTAGGTAACTTTATTTGAGCAACAATGACTTCGCTTGGCCAACTTTTGACGCTTAAGGAACCACGTGCACGatttcctctgaactttaaCGTATATTAGGTAGCGACAGAACAACACAAGACGTTTGGGTCGGTGATATTGAGCGCTTAGGTAGGAATTACCTGTATTTTC comes from the Takifugu rubripes chromosome 7, fTakRub1.2, whole genome shotgun sequence genome and includes:
- the psmc4 gene encoding 26S proteasome regulatory subunit 6B isoform X2, whose translation is MPAIITCKPHAGLAFLAPEPEDVEDLYSRYKKLQQELEFLEVQEEYIKDEQKNLKKEFLHAQEEVKRIQSIPLVIGQFLEAVDQNTAIVGSTTGSNYYVRILSTIDRELLKPNASVALHKHSNALVDVLPPEADSSIMMLTSDQKPDVMYADIGGMDIQKQEVREAVELPLTHFELYKQIGIDPPRGVLMYGPPGCGKTMLAKAVAHHTTAAFIRVVGSEFVQKYLGEGPRMVRDVFRLAKENAPAIIFIDEIDAIATKRFDAQTGADREVQRILLELLNQMDGFDQNVNVKVIMATNRADTLDPALLRPGRLDRKIEFPLPDRRQKRLIFSTITSKMNLSEEVDLEDYVARPDKISGADINSICQEAGMLAVRENRYIVLAKDFEKAYKTVIKKDEQEHEFYK
- the psmc4 gene encoding 26S proteasome regulatory subunit 6B isoform X1, which codes for MEDILAVEKSPDDMPAIITCKPHAGLAFLAPEPEDVEDLYSRYKKLQQELEFLEVQEEYIKDEQKNLKKEFLHAQEEVKRIQSIPLVIGQFLEAVDQNTAIVGSTTGSNYYVRILSTIDRELLKPNASVALHKHSNALVDVLPPEADSSIMMLTSDQKPDVMYADIGGMDIQKQEVREAVELPLTHFELYKQIGIDPPRGVLMYGPPGCGKTMLAKAVAHHTTAAFIRVVGSEFVQKYLGEGPRMVRDVFRLAKENAPAIIFIDEIDAIATKRFDAQTGADREVQRILLELLNQMDGFDQNVNVKVIMATNRADTLDPALLRPGRLDRKIEFPLPDRRQKRLIFSTITSKMNLSEEVDLEDYVARPDKISGADINSICQEAGMLAVRENRYIVLAKDFEKAYKTVIKKDEQEHEFYK